The following coding sequences are from one Prochlorococcus sp. MIT 1314 window:
- a CDS encoding chlororespiratory reduction protein 7 — MSNPLIRASDHYVLLEPDSKEKIVSKQEAILWLKNWLSKTETQTIYQNIGDPDQEFFEELLESTYELEIKLGYVIKWFAVRIEPD; from the coding sequence ATGTCAAATCCACTAATAAGAGCATCAGATCATTATGTATTATTAGAGCCAGATTCAAAAGAAAAAATTGTATCAAAGCAAGAAGCAATTTTATGGTTGAAGAATTGGCTTAGTAAGACAGAAACACAAACAATATATCAAAATATAGGAGATCCTGATCAGGAATTTTTTGAAGAATTATTGGAAAGCACTTATGAATTAGAAATAAAGTTAGGATACGTTATCAAATGGTTTGCAGTAAGAATTGAACCAGATTAA
- a CDS encoding DUF4346 domain-containing protein, with product MDSSKSLNEKIKIDTNLSNRYIDLDPNGYFIIKVDLEEKKIILEHFLNNIDEEGYALDPETNEPIKCDSQNKRVSNEVFKGISAKQLGILITEKRNDLITRFDHALYLGRELQKAEECLYKKLPYIQD from the coding sequence ATGGATTCTAGTAAAAGTTTAAATGAAAAAATAAAGATTGATACTAATCTATCCAACCGATATATAGACTTAGATCCAAATGGTTATTTTATTATAAAAGTAGATTTAGAAGAAAAGAAGATAATTTTAGAGCACTTTTTAAATAACATCGATGAGGAAGGCTATGCGCTTGACCCAGAAACAAATGAACCAATCAAATGCGACTCTCAAAATAAAAGAGTTAGTAATGAAGTTTTTAAAGGTATTAGTGCAAAACAACTTGGAATATTGATCACTGAAAAAAGAAATGACTTAATAACCAGATTCGACCATGCTCTATATTTAGGCCGGGAACTACAAAAAGCAGAAGAATGTTTATACAAAAAATTACCCTATATTCAAGATTAA
- a CDS encoding cytochrome b6, whose protein sequence is MNIIFYFAFIGFGFGAAFALDKLLRAVKLI, encoded by the coding sequence ATGAACATCATTTTCTATTTTGCATTTATTGGTTTTGGTTTTGGAGCTGCTTTCGCATTAGATAAGCTCTTAAGAGCAGTTAAATTAATTTAA
- a CDS encoding shikimate kinase, with product MEQSIIKKTVHTLKGRNIFLIGMMGSGKSQTGLKLAELLKYKYIDLDSLIEKLAKKSINQIFNDEGEENFRELEANCLKETIKIPSLVISTGGGIVTKSENWGILRQGIIAWIDLDKDIAVERLKNEIENRPLLQGKNLNDLYMSIFQSRENLYSQADLRIQVKKENIEEVSMKIINAIHKEIIS from the coding sequence ATGGAACAATCCATTATCAAAAAAACAGTTCATACTTTAAAGGGCAGAAACATATTTTTAATAGGAATGATGGGTTCTGGTAAGTCGCAAACTGGTTTGAAGCTGGCAGAATTATTGAAGTATAAATACATTGATTTAGATTCATTAATAGAGAAGTTGGCAAAAAAATCTATCAATCAAATTTTTAATGATGAAGGCGAAGAGAATTTCCGTGAATTAGAAGCAAACTGCCTTAAAGAAACTATCAAAATTCCTTCATTAGTAATCTCAACTGGGGGAGGAATAGTTACCAAATCGGAAAACTGGGGAATCTTAAGACAGGGAATAATTGCTTGGATAGATCTCGACAAAGATATAGCAGTTGAAAGGTTGAAAAATGAAATTGAAAATAGGCCACTTCTTCAGGGAAAGAATCTAAATGATTTATATATGAGCATTTTTCAATCTAGAGAAAATTTGTATTCTCAAGCGGATTTAAGAATTCAAGTAAAAAAGGAAAATATTGAAGAAGTCTCTATGAAAATAATTAATGCAATTCATAAAGAAATAATTAGTTAA
- the zds gene encoding 9,9'-di-cis-zeta-carotene desaturase — translation MKIAIVGSGLAGLTAAVDLVDEGHQVEIFESRSFWGGKVGSWEDKDGNHIEMGLHVFFYNYANLFKLMKKVGALDNLLPKEHTHLFINNGGNLKSLDFRFPLGAPFNGLKAFFTTEQLTWVDKLRNALALGTSPIVRGLIDYEGAMKIIRDLDRISFKEWFLNHGGSEKSLERMWDPIAYALGFINCKDISARCMLTIFMMFASKTEASKLNLLKGSPHKWLTQPIVDYITKKGAKIHLNHKVEEIIYEKESSSYSVNQLKISSPEGIKAVFADKFLAACDVPGIKKIIPKEWYQFKEFEGLKKLRAVAVATIQLRYDGWVTELQKDNTGNSPTGLDNLLYSADASFSCFADLALSSPADYRKKDMGSLLQCVLTPGDRWMGRSTERITKEIDKEVRRLFPSSKNLKLLWSNVVQIPQSLYRESPGMEHFRPDQKTSISNFFMAGSYTKQDYIDSMEGATMSGHLSAAAILEKKAELAKNLAVS, via the coding sequence GTGAAAATTGCAATAGTTGGTTCTGGATTAGCTGGTCTTACAGCGGCAGTCGATTTAGTTGATGAAGGTCACCAAGTAGAAATTTTCGAGAGCAGGTCTTTTTGGGGAGGTAAAGTCGGAAGTTGGGAAGATAAGGATGGCAACCATATAGAAATGGGTTTACATGTCTTTTTTTATAATTATGCAAATCTCTTTAAATTAATGAAAAAAGTGGGAGCTTTAGATAATTTACTCCCAAAAGAACATACTCATCTATTCATTAATAATGGTGGCAATTTGAAATCATTAGATTTCAGATTCCCCTTAGGTGCTCCATTTAATGGACTAAAAGCGTTTTTTACAACCGAGCAACTTACGTGGGTAGACAAGCTCAGAAATGCCCTAGCTTTAGGGACAAGCCCAATAGTTCGAGGATTGATAGACTATGAAGGTGCAATGAAAATAATTAGAGATCTAGATAGGATTAGTTTTAAAGAATGGTTTTTAAACCATGGTGGAAGTGAAAAAAGTTTAGAAAGAATGTGGGATCCTATTGCATATGCTTTGGGTTTTATAAATTGCAAAGATATTTCAGCAAGATGTATGCTCACTATCTTCATGATGTTTGCTTCAAAAACAGAAGCCTCAAAACTTAATCTTTTAAAAGGTTCGCCTCATAAGTGGTTAACTCAACCTATTGTCGACTACATTACAAAAAAAGGGGCCAAAATTCATCTAAATCATAAGGTCGAAGAAATTATTTATGAAAAGGAATCTTCCTCTTATTCAGTTAATCAGTTAAAAATATCTTCTCCTGAAGGAATTAAGGCAGTCTTTGCAGATAAATTTCTAGCTGCCTGTGATGTTCCTGGAATAAAAAAAATAATTCCAAAAGAATGGTATCAATTTAAAGAATTTGAAGGTTTAAAAAAACTTAGAGCAGTTGCAGTAGCCACAATCCAATTAAGGTACGACGGTTGGGTTACTGAATTACAAAAAGATAATACTGGAAACTCACCCACTGGACTAGATAATCTTCTATATTCTGCTGATGCTTCTTTCAGTTGTTTTGCTGATTTAGCACTATCGAGTCCAGCGGATTATAGAAAAAAAGATATGGGATCACTCCTTCAATGCGTATTAACTCCCGGTGATAGATGGATGGGAAGATCTACAGAAAGAATTACAAAAGAAATTGATAAAGAAGTTCGCCGACTATTCCCATCTTCAAAAAACCTTAAATTGCTTTGGAGTAACGTAGTACAAATTCCACAATCACTCTATAGAGAATCTCCAGGTATGGAACATTTCAGACCCGATCAAAAAACATCAATATCCAATTTCTTTATGGCAGGTAGTTACACAAAACAAGATTATATAGACTCTATGGAAGGAGCTACAATGAGTGGTCATTTATCTGCTGCTGCAATTTTAGAGAAGAAAGCCGAATTAGCAAAAAATCTTGCAGTAAGTTAA
- a CDS encoding DUF751 family protein produces the protein MGEFFSNVARYPKYLISIIIGGLVALLEPFFKNRSNPLTIVGLISSVLSAFITIYFVLQAMTNP, from the coding sequence ATGGGCGAATTTTTCTCTAATGTTGCAAGATATCCTAAGTATTTAATATCTATTATTATTGGGGGACTGGTTGCATTACTTGAACCTTTTTTCAAAAATAGATCTAATCCACTAACAATAGTAGGTTTAATATCTTCTGTTTTAAGTGCTTTCATAACTATTTATTTTGTCCTTCAAGCAATGACAAATCCATAA
- a CDS encoding SRPBCC family protein gives MGTWLKHDVITVVNAPLENVWNTWSDLDSMSLWMSWIESVKTVDEETTTLPDLTEWTLAANGFRFKWKAQITERVEKSKLKWKSIGGLPTKGSVVFESKSEQITTVNLAITYELPKMVARFMEENILGKMVTNELQANIDRFKTLVENNYKKDLSN, from the coding sequence ATGGGTACTTGGCTAAAACATGACGTAATAACAGTTGTTAATGCGCCTCTTGAAAATGTTTGGAATACATGGAGTGATTTAGACTCGATGTCACTTTGGATGAGCTGGATTGAATCTGTCAAAACAGTTGATGAAGAGACCACTACATTACCAGATTTAACAGAATGGACTTTAGCTGCAAATGGTTTTAGGTTTAAGTGGAAAGCTCAAATTACAGAAAGGGTAGAAAAAAGCAAACTTAAATGGAAATCTATAGGAGGTTTACCAACTAAAGGATCAGTAGTTTTCGAAAGCAAAAGTGAGCAAATCACAACAGTAAACTTAGCAATAACATATGAGCTACCTAAGATGGTTGCTCGGTTTATGGAAGAGAATATTTTAGGCAAAATGGTCACAAACGAATTACAAGCCAATATTGATAGGTTTAAAACGTTAGTTGAAAATAATTATAAAAAAGATTTGTCTAACTAA
- a CDS encoding RibD family protein: MSIPRVIIVIASSLDGRIAFPGGGESHLGSEEDKKMLNQNLSMVDATIFGLGTLIAHQSTYLIKNRNDNDELNISKSQPISIVASNSKNFNSNWKYFRQPIRRWLISSSKVDNSSHNDFEKQLFFEDSWGETLISLKKQGINNLALLGGAKLINSFIKEDLITDIKITIIPRIIGGRYTWIPPEHTNEIFNLKRLWEIKSIKNLMNNEIHVHYKKI; encoded by the coding sequence TTGAGTATCCCAAGAGTAATAATTGTTATAGCATCTAGTCTTGATGGGAGAATTGCATTTCCTGGAGGTGGAGAATCCCATCTTGGCAGTGAAGAAGATAAAAAAATGTTAAATCAAAACTTATCAATGGTTGACGCCACCATTTTTGGTTTAGGTACTTTAATAGCTCATCAATCAACTTACTTAATTAAAAATCGCAATGATAATGACGAATTAAATATATCAAAAAGCCAACCAATTTCTATAGTTGCTTCAAATAGCAAAAACTTTAACAGTAATTGGAAATACTTTCGTCAACCAATTAGAAGATGGCTAATAAGCTCAAGTAAAGTTGATAATTCTTCGCATAATGACTTCGAGAAACAACTCTTTTTCGAAGATTCATGGGGGGAAACTTTAATTTCACTAAAAAAACAAGGGATAAATAATCTAGCTCTTTTAGGAGGTGCGAAACTTATAAATTCATTTATAAAAGAGGATCTCATAACAGATATAAAAATTACAATAATTCCACGAATTATTGGAGGTAGATATACATGGATCCCTCCAGAACACACAAATGAGATTTTTAATCTCAAAAGACTATGGGAAATAAAATCAATTAAAAATTTAATGAATAATGAAATCCATGTTCATTACAAAAAAATTTGA
- a CDS encoding 6-carboxytetrahydropterin synthase — protein sequence MTSTQSKPLHGKGRECVITRRACFSSSHRYWLPEKSPEENLSLFGKCSIAPGHGHNYELIVSMGGELDSDGMVLNLSDVKHSIKDKVTGQLDFRFLNDVWPEFNVNTQEGILPTTEALVKVIWTRLKDDLPLTSLRLYENPNLWADYFGKNMEAFLTVQTHFAAAHRLAKEEISFDENKKIYGKCARVNGHGHNYLVEITVKGEIDKRTGMVCDLYALQEIINDLVVEQLDHTFLNKDIEFFQNCVPTAENIALYISDILKKPIHNLGATLHKIRLQESPNNAAEIYVDQKLTNSLNLKFENSLVTQT from the coding sequence ATGACTTCTACACAATCCAAACCATTACATGGAAAAGGACGTGAATGCGTCATAACTCGACGTGCCTGCTTTAGTTCTAGTCACCGTTATTGGCTCCCTGAAAAAAGCCCAGAAGAAAATTTATCTCTTTTTGGAAAGTGCAGTATTGCTCCAGGTCATGGTCATAATTATGAACTTATTGTTTCAATGGGTGGAGAACTAGACTCTGATGGAATGGTACTTAATCTTTCTGATGTAAAACACTCTATTAAAGATAAGGTTACTGGACAATTAGATTTTCGTTTTTTAAATGATGTCTGGCCTGAATTTAATGTTAATACCCAAGAGGGTATACTTCCCACAACTGAAGCATTAGTAAAGGTCATTTGGACTCGTCTAAAGGATGATTTACCTCTTACAAGTCTAAGACTTTATGAAAACCCAAATTTATGGGCAGATTATTTTGGAAAAAACATGGAAGCATTTTTAACAGTACAAACTCATTTTGCAGCCGCTCATAGACTTGCAAAAGAAGAGATATCCTTTGATGAAAATAAAAAAATCTATGGGAAATGTGCCAGAGTTAATGGACATGGTCATAACTATCTTGTTGAAATAACTGTAAAAGGAGAAATTGATAAGAGAACGGGAATGGTTTGCGACTTATATGCCCTCCAAGAGATAATTAATGATTTGGTTGTTGAACAACTAGATCATACTTTTCTAAATAAAGACATCGAATTTTTTCAAAATTGTGTTCCAACCGCTGAAAATATAGCTTTATATATTTCTGATATTCTTAAAAAACCAATACATAACCTTGGTGCAACATTACACAAAATAAGACTTCAAGAGAGTCCAAATAATGCTGCAGAAATTTATGTTGATCAAAAGTTAACCAATTCATTGAATTTGAAATTTGAAAATAGTTTAGTCACACAAACTTGA
- a CDS encoding uroporphyrinogen-III synthase, protein MPIIDLPLYKRNIIITRSREGILDIKKIFTSKGAIIYDFPAISIGDPDDLNPLDEALNQINDFHWIIFSSSNGIKYVDRRLRYFNSSLKECSKKTKIAVVGEKTAKTLDDFGIKADFIPPEFVAESLIDNFPVSGYGLRVFVPRVQTGGRDLISDQFRKSGARVFEVAAYETRCPDSIPEDTINVISKQKVDAIIFSSGKTVSNSAFLLEKELGKEWLKYFDQTKLFTIGPQTTKICKKIFGRVDSQAQKYTFEGLLDVAINIFS, encoded by the coding sequence ATGCCAATAATTGATCTACCTCTTTATAAAAGAAATATAATTATTACCCGATCAAGAGAGGGAATTCTGGATATAAAGAAAATTTTCACAAGCAAGGGAGCTATTATTTATGATTTTCCTGCAATAAGTATTGGCGATCCTGATGACTTAAATCCTCTTGACGAAGCATTAAATCAAATAAATGATTTTCATTGGATTATTTTTTCTAGTAGTAATGGGATTAAATATGTAGATAGGAGGCTTAGATATTTTAATAGTTCTTTAAAAGAGTGTTCTAAAAAAACAAAAATTGCTGTAGTAGGAGAAAAAACTGCAAAAACTCTTGATGATTTTGGTATCAAGGCTGATTTCATTCCTCCAGAATTTGTTGCCGAAAGTTTAATTGATAATTTTCCAGTATCTGGTTATGGACTTCGAGTCTTTGTGCCAAGAGTCCAAACAGGTGGTAGGGATCTAATTTCAGATCAATTTAGAAAGTCTGGTGCGCGTGTCTTTGAGGTTGCTGCATATGAAACTAGATGTCCTGATTCAATCCCTGAAGACACAATCAATGTTATTTCTAAGCAAAAAGTCGATGCAATTATTTTCTCAAGCGGTAAAACCGTATCAAATTCTGCTTTTTTGCTAGAAAAAGAACTTGGTAAGGAATGGTTAAAATATTTTGATCAAACTAAATTATTTACTATTGGACCTCAAACAACAAAAATATGTAAAAAGATTTTTGGACGAGTTGATAGTCAGGCACAAAAATATACTTTTGAAGGACTACTAGATGTTGCAATTAATATTTTTAGTTAG
- a CDS encoding peptidogalycan biosysnthesis protein, translating into MNQKIHKVEVKLSIKEISKEIWNELANEINNPFYEWTWLKNLEISKSVSRETGWQPLYFVGYKNEEILGIAPLFLKNHSYGEFIFDQSFARLAQELNLNYYPKLIGMSPYSPVNGYQFLYKKNKDKKEITNLLINNIESFAIKNKILSCNFLYIDESWGNHLKSLGYHEWINSSSEWRSNGEKTFDDFLSRFNSNQRKNIKKERKSITKQDIKIKIFNKDDINQEILKKMHNFYEQHCSRWGVWGSKYLTSTFFEKIVDNKKNLLLFSASKNDSNDIIAMSMCVKNKNNLWGRYWGSQEDISNLHFELCYYQPIEWAIKNSIHFFDPGAGGKHKRRRGFFAKSTISLHKWFDKNMENIIYPWLNEVNKQTETEIEFENNSIPFK; encoded by the coding sequence ATGAACCAAAAAATACATAAAGTTGAAGTCAAATTGTCAATCAAGGAAATCTCCAAGGAGATATGGAATGAATTAGCAAATGAAATCAATAATCCGTTTTATGAATGGACTTGGCTTAAAAACCTTGAAATATCAAAAAGTGTTTCAAGAGAAACTGGTTGGCAGCCTCTATATTTTGTTGGGTATAAAAATGAAGAAATATTAGGAATTGCTCCACTTTTTTTAAAAAACCATAGCTATGGTGAATTCATTTTTGATCAATCATTTGCACGATTGGCTCAAGAGCTGAATTTAAATTATTACCCTAAATTAATTGGAATGAGTCCTTATAGTCCTGTAAATGGATATCAATTTCTTTATAAAAAAAATAAAGATAAGAAAGAAATTACAAATTTACTAATAAACAATATCGAAAGCTTTGCGATTAAAAACAAAATTTTAAGTTGTAATTTTTTATATATTGATGAAAGCTGGGGCAACCATCTTAAATCTTTGGGATACCATGAATGGATAAATTCCAGCAGTGAATGGAGGAGTAATGGAGAAAAAACGTTTGATGATTTTCTTTCTAGATTTAACTCGAATCAGAGAAAAAATATCAAAAAAGAGAGGAAATCAATTACTAAACAAGATATTAAAATAAAAATTTTTAATAAAGATGATATCAACCAAGAAATTCTCAAAAAAATGCATAATTTTTATGAACAGCATTGCTCGAGGTGGGGAGTTTGGGGAAGTAAATATCTAACATCTACATTTTTCGAAAAAATTGTTGATAATAAAAAAAATCTTTTACTTTTTAGCGCATCAAAAAATGATTCGAATGATATTATTGCTATGTCGATGTGCGTTAAAAATAAAAACAACTTATGGGGTAGATATTGGGGTAGTCAAGAAGACATATCTAATTTACATTTTGAATTATGTTACTACCAGCCAATTGAATGGGCAATAAAAAATAGTATCCATTTTTTTGATCCTGGAGCAGGTGGTAAACATAAAAGGCGGAGGGGGTTTTTTGCAAAAAGCACAATTAGCTTGCATAAGTGGTTTGACAAAAATATGGAAAATATAATTTATCCTTGGCTAAATGAAGTTAATAAACAAACCGAGACGGAAATTGAATTTGAGAATAATTCTATACCCTTTAAATAA
- a CDS encoding DUF6816 family protein, with protein MKILLGLILCLIFQGIFLESSFALEDSNVREFLENRENRWPELYLPNFKLSDTSKDLIYPKWFEGNWLVTSQDIVNDSEEPVIYKVNFFKNDSDLIVGNRAKNSESIGKAIFGDTLIKVVNDPQSINNQITYLKDDFYIDSRITGRNQIQDDDIFFADELVIQTAHKPGASRINQVETISKFKKCSKEILEVDNSIKPLICGVQYVASYGSKVGDPSIHAIKTNKYKLTFEFIES; from the coding sequence ATGAAGATTCTTCTTGGATTAATTCTTTGCTTGATTTTTCAAGGAATTTTTTTAGAAAGTTCTTTTGCTCTAGAAGATTCTAACGTACGAGAGTTTTTGGAAAATCGTGAAAATCGATGGCCGGAATTATATTTGCCAAATTTTAAATTATCTGATACTTCAAAAGATTTAATTTATCCTAAATGGTTCGAGGGGAATTGGCTTGTTACTTCTCAAGATATAGTTAATGATTCAGAAGAGCCAGTTATTTATAAAGTAAATTTCTTTAAGAATGATTCAGATTTAATTGTTGGTAATCGTGCAAAAAATTCTGAATCTATTGGAAAAGCAATATTTGGTGATACTTTAATCAAGGTTGTAAATGATCCTCAATCTATTAATAATCAAATTACTTATTTAAAAGATGATTTTTACATCGATTCAAGAATTACAGGGAGAAATCAAATCCAAGATGATGATATTTTTTTCGCAGATGAGCTAGTTATACAAACAGCTCATAAGCCAGGTGCTTCAAGGATTAATCAGGTAGAGACCATTAGTAAATTTAAAAAATGTTCTAAAGAAATATTGGAAGTTGATAATTCAATCAAACCATTAATTTGTGGAGTGCAATATGTTGCTTCTTATGGTTCAAAAGTTGGTGATCCTTCTATTCATGCTATAAAAACAAATAAATATAAATTAACGTTTGAATTTATTGAGAGTTAG
- the rbfA gene encoding 30S ribosome-binding factor RbfA → MANNHRLAKVSSLLKKEITLILQNDLENDLIRDYFVNISKIDLSGDLQHCKIYITSTATETVRKEIVANLNIAKSAIRHNLGKRIEMRRVPDIIFKDDIVLDKGLSVLKLLDEIKNRNQKTNNVEDKDANN, encoded by the coding sequence ATGGCAAATAATCATCGTCTTGCAAAAGTTTCTTCTCTTTTAAAAAAAGAAATAACCCTTATTTTGCAAAATGATTTAGAAAATGATCTTATTAGAGATTATTTTGTCAATATTTCTAAGATTGATTTATCAGGTGACTTACAACACTGTAAAATTTATATCACTTCAACTGCTACAGAGACAGTAAGGAAAGAGATTGTGGCAAATTTAAATATTGCTAAAAGCGCTATAAGGCACAATTTAGGAAAAAGAATAGAGATGAGAAGAGTTCCAGATATAATTTTTAAAGATGATATTGTTCTTGATAAAGGATTATCAGTTTTGAAACTTCTTGATGAAATAAAAAATAGAAATCAAAAGACTAATAATGTTGAGGATAAGGATGCCAATAATTGA
- a CDS encoding glutathione S-transferase family protein — translation MITLYQFRHSAFCLKTRMALHAKKLQYRVEEVTPGIGQFEIFKLSGQKQVPVIVDVNDQIINDSSTICEYIDKKNDNNPLFPEDPILFAQCKLIEDWAGTTMATTCRKALIKSAIENPQLRTALLPDEIPSSVKSIVDKFPFKNLSKISNVVLSSKDNLELQKLLEALSKSLINKKYLVGDSLSIADISIAAQLSLLKFPKSAGPILSGEGSQEYINNPYLENLFMWRNNLEEYLFSANSQ, via the coding sequence ATGATTACATTATATCAATTTAGGCATAGTGCTTTTTGTTTAAAAACAAGAATGGCTCTACATGCAAAAAAACTACAATATCGAGTTGAAGAAGTAACACCAGGAATAGGTCAATTTGAAATCTTCAAATTATCAGGTCAAAAACAAGTGCCAGTAATAGTGGATGTTAATGATCAAATTATTAATGACTCTTCAACTATTTGCGAATATATAGATAAAAAAAATGATAACAATCCACTCTTTCCTGAAGACCCAATATTATTTGCACAATGCAAACTAATTGAAGACTGGGCAGGTACTACGATGGCTACAACTTGTAGAAAAGCTTTAATAAAATCCGCAATAGAGAATCCACAGCTAAGAACTGCATTACTTCCAGATGAAATACCCTCTTCGGTCAAAAGTATTGTTGATAAATTTCCTTTTAAAAATCTTAGTAAAATCTCAAATGTAGTTTTATCTTCTAAAGATAATTTAGAACTCCAAAAATTACTAGAAGCTTTATCAAAATCCTTGATTAACAAAAAATATTTAGTAGGAGATAGTTTATCAATTGCAGATATTTCAATTGCTGCTCAATTATCCCTTCTTAAATTTCCAAAGTCTGCAGGACCAATTCTTTCAGGCGAAGGGAGCCAAGAATATATAAATAACCCTTATTTAGAAAATCTTTTTATGTGGAGGAACAACTTAGAAGAATATCTTTTTAGTGCTAACTCTCAATAA
- the rimO gene encoding 30S ribosomal protein S12 methylthiotransferase RimO produces the protein MKQNSPNIKEKKLSKVAFSHVGCEKNLVDTEHMQGLLDKEGYEVDSNINDANVVVVNTCSFIETAREESIRKILEYTNQGKEVIVAGCMAQHFKDELIKEIPEIKGLVGTGDYQKIAKVLDRVEKGEIVNEVSKIPEFIADEETPRFVDKNKFVAYLRIAEGCNYNCAFCIIPKLRGPQRSRTIESIVSEAKSLAKKGIQEIILISQITTNYGQDIYGKPSLAKLLNELSKVPIPWIRIHYAYPTGLTDEVIRAFKDSKNIVPYFDLPLQHSHPDVLKSMNRPWQASLNQSILEKIREEIPSAVLRTSLIVGFPGEKKEHFEHLLEFLDRHKFDHVGVFIFSPEEGTSAFHLPNKVSPEVAEARKDNVISVQQNISKDKNQTYVGLKMKILVEKISDNNELIGRSYNFAPEIDGTVILSVKDKIDLKNYIGKFVEANISFADEYDLYGETIKIL, from the coding sequence GTGAAACAAAATAGTCCTAATATAAAAGAAAAAAAACTATCTAAGGTTGCATTCAGTCATGTTGGTTGTGAGAAAAATCTTGTTGATACTGAACATATGCAAGGCTTATTAGATAAAGAGGGTTATGAAGTTGACAGCAATATAAATGATGCAAATGTTGTTGTTGTAAATACTTGCAGTTTTATTGAAACAGCTAGAGAAGAATCTATTAGAAAAATTCTAGAATATACAAATCAAGGAAAGGAAGTAATAGTTGCAGGCTGTATGGCTCAGCATTTTAAAGATGAGCTTATAAAAGAAATACCTGAAATAAAAGGTTTGGTTGGAACAGGAGATTATCAAAAGATAGCCAAGGTTTTAGACAGAGTAGAAAAAGGGGAAATCGTTAATGAAGTTTCAAAAATACCTGAATTTATTGCAGATGAGGAAACGCCTCGTTTTGTAGATAAAAATAAATTTGTAGCTTATCTTCGCATTGCTGAAGGCTGCAACTATAATTGTGCTTTTTGTATTATTCCTAAGTTGAGAGGTCCTCAAAGAAGTAGAACAATAGAATCTATAGTTTCAGAAGCTAAAAGTCTTGCAAAAAAGGGTATTCAAGAAATCATATTAATTAGTCAAATAACAACTAATTATGGTCAAGATATATATGGAAAACCATCATTAGCCAAACTTTTGAATGAGCTTTCTAAAGTTCCAATTCCTTGGATAAGGATACATTATGCTTATCCAACAGGTTTAACTGATGAAGTTATTAGAGCTTTCAAAGATTCAAAGAATATTGTCCCTTACTTTGATTTGCCACTTCAGCATAGTCATCCAGATGTGTTGAAGAGTATGAATAGACCTTGGCAAGCTTCTTTGAATCAATCAATTTTGGAGAAAATTAGAGAAGAAATTCCGTCTGCTGTATTAAGAACTAGTCTCATTGTTGGTTTCCCAGGAGAAAAAAAAGAACATTTTGAACATCTTCTCGAATTTTTGGATAGGCACAAATTTGATCATGTGGGAGTGTTTATTTTTTCTCCTGAGGAAGGAACTTCAGCTTTTCATTTGCCAAATAAAGTATCTCCAGAGGTTGCAGAGGCAAGAAAAGATAATGTTATTTCAGTTCAACAAAATATCTCTAAAGATAAAAATCAGACATATGTTGGTTTAAAAATGAAGATTTTGGTAGAAAAAATATCAGATAATAACGAATTAATAGGCCGGTCCTATAATTTCGCTCCTGAAATTGACGGAACTGTAATTTTATCTGTTAAAGATAAAATTGATTTGAAAAATTATATTGGTAAATTTGTTGAAGCAAATATTTCTTTTGCGGATGAATATGATTTGTATGGAGAGACTATTAAAATTTTGTAG